In one window of Henckelia pumila isolate YLH828 chromosome 1, ASM3356847v2, whole genome shotgun sequence DNA:
- the LOC140871677 gene encoding uncharacterized protein, producing MVSRKDDSLQSIRVQLNGKNYTYLSYIMKNFLRGKSLWSYVTGVRIKPTDETTTNYADLVDSWEADNSKIITWINNSVTHSIGVQLAKYETAKEVWDHLARLYTQSNFSKQYQLETDIRALQQNDMNVQEFYSAMTNLWDQLALTDSAELRIF from the coding sequence ATGGTTAGTCGTAAGGATGATTCACTTCAGTCGATTAGGGTTCAATTGAATGGTAAAAACTATACGTACTTGAGCTACATTATGAAGAATTTCTTGCGTGGAAAATCTCTGTGGAGCTATGTTACAGGTGTACGTATTAAACCTACAGACGAGACGACAACCAACTATGCGGACTTGGTCGACAGTTGGGAGGCtgataattcaaaaattattacGTGGATTAACAATTCTGTTACCCACTCCATTGGCGTTCAGTTGGCTAAGTATGAGACGGCTAAAGAGGTCTGGGATCATCTGGCTAGATTGTACACACAGTCTAATTTCTCCAAGCAGTATCAGTTGGAGACCGATATTCGCGCACTTCAGCAGAATGATATGAATGTTCAGGAGTTTTATTCTGCCATGACTAATCTCTGGGATCAGTTGGCTCTCACTGATTCTGCAGAGCTGCgaatattttga